A portion of the Coturnix japonica isolate 7356 chromosome 4, Coturnix japonica 2.1, whole genome shotgun sequence genome contains these proteins:
- the LOC107312830 gene encoding endothelin B receptor-like isoform X1, protein MARIPTPTTLAILLTCLFSGARGQTPDTFQVSSIPFEALSQEQAYSLVQPSLFQDAKAPNYSESLPKSSGSEPPLLPVCAKPADIRHIFKYINTIVSCTIFIVGIIGNSTLLRIIYKNKCMRNGPNVLIASLALGDLLYILIALPINVYKLLAKDWPFGVQVCKLVPFIQKASVGITVLSLCALSIDRYRAVASWSRIQGIGIPMWKAVEVTLIWAVAIVLAVPEAIAFDMVEINYWDRDLWVCMLASEQKSSFMMFYRDVKDWWLFGFYFCLPLVCTGIFYTLMSCEMLSKRNGMRIALNDHMKRRREVAKTVFCLVVIFALCWLPLHLSRILKKTIYDQTDPNRCELLSFLLVMDYFGINMASLNSCINPVALYFVSRKFKNCFQSCLCCWCQRPALSITPTDEKGSVGKWKANGQELGLDRSSSRLSNKYSSS, encoded by the exons ATGGCAAGAATCCCAACTCCAACCACTCTGGCCATTCTCCTGACTTGCCTCTTCTCTGGGGCACGTGGCCAGACCCCAGACACCTTCCAGGTGAGCTCCATCCCCTTTGAGGCACTCAGCCAGGAGCAGGCTTACAGCCTGGTGCAGCCCAGCCTGTTCCAGGATGCCAAAGCACCCAACTACTCAGAAAGTCTTCCCAAGAGCAGCGGTTCGGAGCCACCTCTGCTGCCCGTCTGTGCGAAGCCTGCAGATATCAGGCACATCTTCAAGTACATCAACACCATTGTGTCCTGCACCATCTTCATAGTAGGGATCATTGGGAACTCCACACTCCTCAGGATCATTTACAAGAACAAGTGTATGAGGAATGGGCCGAATGTTCTCATTGCTAGCTTGGCACTTGGAGACCTTCTCTACATTCTCATTGCTCTGCCCATCAATGTGTATAAG CTCTTGGCAAAGGACTGGCCCTTCGGTGTGCAGGTGTGCAAGCTGGTCCCCTTCATCCAGAAGGCTTCAGTGGGCATCACAGTCCTCAGCCTTTGTGCCCTCAGCATCGACAG GTATCGAGCAGTGGCCTCCTGGAGTCGGATCCAGGGCATAGGAATCCCCATGTGGAAAGCAGTGGAGGTGACACTGATCTGGGCAGTGGCCATTGTGCTTGCAGTCCCTGAAGCCATAGCCTTTGACATGGTAGAGATCAACTACTGGGACCGAGACCTGTGGGTGTGCATGCTTGCCTCCGAACAGAAATCCAGCTTCATGATG TTCTACCGTGATGTGAAGGACTGGTGGCTTTTTGGCTTCTACTTCTGCCTCCCTTTGGTATGCACTGGCATCTTCTACACCCTCATGTCATGTGAAATGCTGAGCAAGAGAAATGGCATGAGAATTGCTCTGAATGACCACATGAAACGG CGTCGGGAGGTGGCCAAGACTGTCTTCTGCCTTGTGGTGATCTTCGCACTCTGCTGGCTGCCGCTCCACCTCAGCCGTATCCTCAAAAAGACCATCTATGATCAGACAGACCCCAACAGATGTGAGCTGCTCAG TTTCCTCCTCGTCATGGATTACTTTGGGATCAACATGGCCTCTCTGAATTCCTGCATCAATCCTGTGGCTCTCTACTTTGTCAGCCGAAAATTCAAGAACTGCTTCCAG TcctgcttgtgctgctggtgcCAGAGACCCGCTCTGAGCATCACACCAACAGATGAGAAGGGCTCTGTGGGGAAGTGGAAAGCCAATGGGCAGGAGCTTGGACTGGACCGGAGCAGCTCCCGCTTGAGCAACAAGTACAGCTCTTCCTAA
- the LOC107312830 gene encoding endothelin B receptor-like precursor (The RefSeq protein has 1 substitution compared to this genomic sequence), with product MARIPTPTTLAILLTCLFSGARGQTPDTFQVSSIPFEALSQEQAYSLVQPSLFQDAKAPNYSESLPKSSGSEPPLLPVCAKPADIRHIFKYINTIVSCTIFIVGIIGNSTLLRIIYKNKCMRNGPNVLIASLALGDLLYILIALPINVYKLLAKDWPFGVQVCKLVPFIQKASVGITVLSLCALSIDRYRAVASWSRIQGIGIPMWKAVEVTLIWAVAIVLAVPEAIAFDMVEINYWDRDLWVCMLASEQKSSFMMFYRDVKDWWLFGFYFCLPLVCTGIFYTLMSCEMLSKRNGMRIALNDHMKRRREVAKTVFCLVVIFALCWLPLHLSHILKKTIYDQTDPNRCELLSFLLVMDYFGINMASLNSCINPVALYFVSRKFKNCFQSCLCCWCQRPALSITPTDEKGSVGKWKANGQELGLDRSSSRLSNKYSSS from the exons ATGGCAAGAATCCCAACTCCAACCACTCTGGCCATTCTCCTGACTTGCCTCTTCTCTGGGGCACGTGGCCAGACCCCAGACACCTTCCAGGTGAGCTCCATCCCCTTTGAGGCACTCAGCCAGGAGCAGGCTTACAGCCTGGTGCAGCCCAGCCTGTTCCAGGATGCCAAAGCACCCAACTACTCAGAAAGTCTTCCCAAGAGCAGCGGTTCGGAGCCACCTCTGCTGCCCGTCTGTGCGAAGCCTGCAGATATCAGGCACATCTTCAAGTACATCAACACCATTGTGTCCTGCACCATCTTCATAGTAGGGATCATTGGGAACTCCACACTCCTCAGGATCATTTACAAGAACAAGTGTATGAGGAATGGGCCGAATGTTCTCATTGCTAGCTTGGCACTTGGAGACCTTCTCTACATTCTCATTGCTCTGCCCATCAATGTGTATAAG CTCTTGGCAAAGGACTGGCCCTTCGGTGTGCAGGTGTGCAAGCTGGTCCCCTTCATCCAGAAGGCTTCAGTGGGCATCACAGTCCTCAGCCTTTGTGCCCTCAGCATCGACAG GTATCGAGCAGTGGCCTCCTGGAGTCGGATCCAGGGCATAGGAATCCCCATGTGGAAAGCAGTGGAGGTGACACTGATCTGGGCAGTGGCCATTGTGCTTGCAGTCCCTGAAGCCATAGCCTTTGACATGGTAGAGATCAACTACTGGGACCGAGACCTGTGGGTGTGCATGCTTGCCTCCGAACAGAAATCCAGCTTCATGATG TTCTACCGTGATGTGAAGGACTGGTGGCTTTTTGGCTTCTACTTCTGCCTCCCTTTGGTATGCACTGGCATCTTCTACACCCTCATGTCATGTGAAATGCTGAGCAAGAGAAATGGCATGAGAATTGCTCTGAATGACCACATGAAACGG CGTCGGGAGGTGGCCAAGACTGTCTTCTGCCTTGTGGTGATCTTCGCACTCTGCTGGCTGCCGCTCCACCTCAGCCGTATCCTCAAAAAGACCATCTATGATCAGACAGACCCCAACAGATGTGAGCTGCTCAG TTTCCTCCTCGTCATGGATTACTTTGGGATCAACATGGCCTCTCTGAATTCCTGCATCAATCCTGTGGCTCTCTACTTTGTCAGCCGAAAATTCAAGAACTGCTTCCAG TcctgcttgtgctgctggtgcCAGAGACCCGCTCTGAGCATCACACCAACAGATGAGAAGGGCTCTGTGGGGAAGTGGAAAGCCAATGGGCAGGAGCTTGGACTGGACCGGAGCAGCTCCCGCTTGAGCAACAAGTACAGCTCTTCCTAA